ATGGTCACCAGAAGATAAGACTCACCGTAGCCCGCTTTCGCCGAATTGAACTTCGCCATCATCAAAATAGCGGCCGCCCAGCCCAACAGTGCGGAGATGATGTAGACCGAAATCTGTACGCGAACGGTATTCACACCGCTGTAGCGCGTGGCCTGCTCGTTTGAGCCAACCAGATAGAGACTGCGCCCAAGCGTCGTGTGTTCGAGTAACACCCACAGCAGCAGCGCAACGAGAATAAACAGCAACAGCGCGACCGGGATGCCAAGCAGTGTTGCGTTGCCAAGAAACTGAATAGCCGCCGGAAAACCGGAAATGACCGTGCCATTTGAGAACAGAATATTCAGCCCAGAGATCAGTGTCATAGTGCCGAGTGTCGCCAGAATCGGCGAAACACCAATCCACGCCACCAGCGCACCGTTCAGCGTACCAATCGCCACCGCCACCAGCAGCCCGGCGAGTAACGCCAGCGCCAGGAACAGCGGGTCATCCGGGTGGCTGACAATTACTGCCGCCATCACCAGCGAACAGGCGTTCGCACCGGCAATGATCGACAGGTTAATGCCGCCAGTCAGCATGGTGATACCCATGCCCAGCGCCAGCATGCCCAGAATCGGCAACTGCGAACCAATCGACTGGAAGTTAGCGACGCTGAAAAAACGGCTGCCGAGCAGCGCAGAGAAAACCAGCGCCACGACGATGATAATCACGCATTGCAAGCGGATGATGGCATCACCGGGCAGAATTCGGACGATGGATTTCATCTTATAACTCCCTCGCAAGTTTGCGTTTTTCGTTCCACGCGGTGGCGCTAATGCTCACCAGAATAATTGCGCCGCTAAACACCGTGTGCCAGTAAGAAGAGACGCCCAGCAGCGTTAAGCCGTTTTGCAAGAAGGCCAGCAGCACAACGCCCAGTAGCGTGCCCGTCAGCGTTCCGCGCCCGCCGGACATGCTGGTGCCGCCAAGTACCACCGCAGCCAGTACCGTCAGCTCAAACCCGAGCAGCGAGTTGGGCGCGACAGACTGAGTAATTTGCGCCTGCACCACAGCCGCGACGCCCGCGAGGATGCCCATGAAACCGTAGACGTAAAAGTGCAGCTTCAGCAGGTTCAGGCCGAGGCGTGACGCCGCATCGCGGTTGCCGCCCATTGCATAAATCTGACGGCCGAGCCGGGTGTAATTCATTAACACGGCAGTCAGAATAATGGTCGCGCCCAGACACAGCAGCGGCAGCGTCAGTCCATAGTCGTAACCATCGGCGGCGGTGAACGAGAACCAGTTGATGCCGTTCATAAACCAGTCCGGGAAACCGTACAGCCACGTCCCTTTGGTGGCATACACCAGTAGGCCGTAGTAAACATTCAGCGTGGCGATGGTAATGATGATGGCAGGCACGCGCAGCCAGTAGACCAGAAAGCCGTTGACTAACCCGAGCAGCAGGCCGACCACCATCGAAAGCCCTAACGCCAGCGCGAAATTACCACCGTGGGCAATCACCCAACTGGCCATGGCGTATTGGGCAATGGCGGTCATCGCCGGAAATGAAATGTCGATGCCGCCGGAAATCAGCACCACAAACAGTCCGCAGGCCAGAATCCCGAGGATGGCGTAACTGGTGGCGACATCCGTCAGGTTGCCGAGGGAGAGAAACTCATCGGTACGTGCGCTGAGAAAAATCGCCAGCGCGATAACCAACAGCCCCAGCCAGAATTCATGTTGCCCGACAAGGCGGGAAAAGGACGCGTTACGCATTGACCACCTCGGCAATTTCGTGCTCTGTACAACGGTGCGGATTAAATTCGGCCACCAGTTCCCCCTGGCGCATCACCAGCACGCGATGGCTGTTGTAATAAGCCTCCGGGATTTCGTCACAAATCATCAGCACCGCCATCCCCTGCTCCGCCAGTTGGCGGGCAATCTGGTAGATCCCCTCTTTGTTGGCGATGTCCACGCCAACCGTGGGTGAATCCAGAATTAGAATGCGCGGCTGCGTGGCCACCCATTTAGCGATGGCAATACGCTGCGCATTGCCGCCGGAGAGCGTTTTCACTGGCAACTGCGCATCGGAGACTTTGATATTCAGCTCGCGGATCAGATCGGCCACCAGTTGCCCGGCTTTCGCGTGATCAAGCAACCCGCTGCGCGTGTGCAGCTTGTCGAACACCGTGACGATAGTGTTGTCATAAATCGACTGTTCCATGATGAGCCCCTGCGTCAGCCGGTCTTCTGACACATAACCAATGCCGTGGCGAATCGCGTCATGGTTGTTACGCAGTTTCACCGGCGTGCCATTGATGCGGATCTCGCCATCTTCCGGTTTGGTCATGCCAAACAAGCTCATACAGAGTTCGGTACGTCCGGCGCCTAAAAGCCCGACAATCGACACGATTTCGCCGCTGCGCAGCGCCAGATTGATATCGCGATATTTGCCTTTGCGGCTAAGGTGGCGTAGCTCCAGCATGGGTGATTGATCCACCGGGGGTTTTTCCGGTAGCGGGCTGTAGTGAAAACGCTGGCCGGTCATCAGATACGCCAGTTCGTGGCTATCCAGTTCGCTTGCCGGCCAGGTACCAATCAATTTGCCGTCGCGCATCACGCTGATACGATCGGCCACTTCCATCACTTCATCCAGACGGTGGCTGACAAACACCACGCAAATGCCGGCGGCTTTCAGTTCATTGACCACGCGCAGCAATCCATTCACTTCCTGGCGGGTGAGCGACGCGGTGGGTTCATCCATAATCACCAGCCGGGCATCGGCAGCAATCGCGCGGCAAATCGCCACCAACTGGCGGTCGGCGATAGAGAGTTTTTCCACTTTTTTATCCGGATCGAGGCGCACGCCAATGCGATCCATGGCCGCCAGCGCCTGTGCTTTCATCGCGCTACGACGCACCCAGATATCGCCACCGGGAAGGTAGCGGTGAATGGCGATATTTTCCGCCACGCTAAAATTAGGAAACAGCGACAGATCCTGGTAGATAACCTGAATTCCGTAGTGCGCTGAAAGTTGCGGCGTGAGCTGGTGAAAAAGCTTGCCATCGAGCGCGATGTTAGCGCCTTTTTCCGGGTGATAAACACCGGAGATAACTTTGATGATAGTGCTCTTTCCGCAGCCGTTTTGCCCCGCCAGACAGTGAACTTCGCCTTTCTCCAGCGTTAAATTCACATTATCCAGCGCCAGCACGCCCGGGAATCGCTTGCTGATATTCTCAAGAGTGATAAATGCGGTGGTGTCGGTCATCGACAATACCTCTGCCAGCGCCCGGGGTGGGCGCGAGGTTAAAATCTGCGGCGGAAGAGGCCGGCCTGACGGCCGGCATTCCGGTTCCCTGGTGTGGCCTGAAAGGCTCAGAAACCGAGTGATTGTGCGTTATCTTTGGTCACTTCGAGGATCTTATTAAAACGGATCACTTTCTTATTCATATCAACATCGGCTTTGCCCAACCCATCGATAGTCAGATCGGGCGTCACTTCTTTTCCTTGCAACAACTGGTCGGCGACGGTCACCAGCGCAAAACCGGCGTCACGCGGATCCCACAGCAGCGCTTTTTTGATGTCACCACGCATCAGATACGGCGCGGCCTGACCCGGCATCGCGATGCCCACTACAGCCAGTTTGTCTTTTGCCCGTTTCTTCTGCACGGCTTGCCCGGCGCCAATCGGCCCCAGCGAACCAAAGCCAATCACCCCTTTCATTTGCGGGTAGGTTTTCATTAAATCGAGGGTGGTGGCGTAGGATTTGTCGATGCTCTCGGCGACCGGCAATCGCGAGGTGACTTCGAACATATCCGGGTATTTTTCTTTTTGATATTTGATGGCGTAATCAGCCCAGGCGTTGTGCAGCGGAACTGTCAGAGAGCCGACATAAATGGCGTAACCACCTTTACCGCCCATATCTTTTGCCAGTTCATCGACGTTGGCCTGCGCATATTTTTCGCTGTCGATGGTTTCAATGTCCCACTGACCAATTTGCTGGTCCGGCGATTCATGCGTCAGTACCACAATGCCTTTGTCACGGGCTTTTTTCAGCACCGGCTCCAGCACTTTCGCATCGTTCGGCACCACGATGATGGCGTTGACGTTTTTGGCGATCAGATCTTCAATCACTTTCACTTGCTGCGCCGGATCCGGCGTTGATGGCCCGGTCTGGTACGCATTGACGTCCAGTTTTTTCGCCGCTTCGTTGACCCCGGTTTCCATGCGGTTAAACCATGGAATACCGGTCACCTTAGCAACCACCGCGATCTCATATTTTTGTGCCGCAAACGCCTGGCCGGACACCATGCTGGCAGAAATGAGGGCTGCGCTGAGTAATGCGAGTTTGAATTTCATAGTTGTACCTTTCTTGAGGACAGAGGAAAGTCGCGGAATGGAGGTTAGCAACGAAGGGAAGAGGCAAAACAATGCGAATTTTAAAAATGTGATATAAGCCCAAATAAGTTAAATTTAAGATCATCCATGGTTAACATAAAGTTAAATAAAGACAAAAACTCTCTAACGATGGCGCTGAAATTGTTAAATAAAACCAAACAATAAACATATCATTAACAATTTATTTTCATTTTAGGGGTTGTGGAAGATATTTTCACACAACAAAACCCCCTATCAACCGCCAGAAGTTTTTAAAAATGAGAACTGAAACGATCAAGGCAACAACGCCAACTGCATTATTTTCAACGTAAAACGATACTCGCCCGCCAGCAGTGGCGATAACCTTGTACTCCTTGCGGCTTAATGGATAACGGAGCGTAACAATGCGCTATGCGGCTGAACTGGAAGCACTGCTTCGCGCCGATTCACAGCGAATGGCGGCCCTGGCAATGGTGCAGGCAACCCACGAAGGGTGCTGGATTGGCGCCGGGTTTATACGCGATGCCGTTTGGGATCAATTGCACGGCTTTACGCCGCGCACGCACACCGGGGATGTGGATGTTATCTGGCGTGAGCCTGCGGACACGCGTGCCGAACGCGATGCAGAGCTGGAAGCACAGTTGCGCCAGCGCTCGGGCGATATTGCCTGGTCGGTTAAAAATCAGGCGCGTATGCACACGCGTAATGGCGATGCACCGTACGCCTCGCTTGACGAAGCCCTCTGGCACTGGCCGGAAACAGCGACAGCCGTAGCGGTACATTTAGACAAAGACGATCGCCTCACGATTATCGCCCCTTTTGGGCTGGCGGATTTATTCTGCTTGCGTCTGCAACCGACACCTCGTTTTCAGCACGAGAAGCGCCACCTTTTCGACCAGCGGGTTGATGAAAAACGCTGGCTGACACGCTACCCAAAACTCCAGCTGTGCGGGTGACTTTCGCGAAGGGCTATGTTAATAAAAGCGCTGGTTCAACGCCTTGCGAAATAAGGGGAAGTGATGAAAACGCGTATGCTGGCGCTGGCGGCGCTGTTACTCAGCAGCCCGGTACTGGCCGATGAGTGCGATAACGCCTCCACACAATCTCAGCTTAACAGCTGTACTGCCGGTCAATACCAGGCCGCGGATAAGAAACTTAATCAAACCTTCCAGGCTGCGCTTAAACGTTCGACGCCGCCGCAAGCGGCGATGCTGAAAAAAGCGCAGCAGAGCTGGATAACCCTGCGCGACAGCGACTGCGCGTTTGTCAGTTCTGGCGTGGAGGGCGGCAGCGCCCAGCAGATGGTGCAAAACCAGTGCCTGACAGATAAAACCAATGAGCGTGAAGCCTGGCTGGCATCGCTGCTGCAATGTGGCGAAGGTGACCTGAGCTGCCCATTACCGCCGGGTCATTAACGCACGCGGATGCCTTCGATGATCATGTGCTGAACGTTTTCCACCGCGCGCTGAAAGAAAGCCTCATCTTGCAGAGTCGAGCCGGTGACCGCTTCCACCTGAGTGGCGAAATCGGCGTAATGCTGCGTTGAGGCCCAAATCATAAAGATAAGATGATGCGGGTCGACAGCGGCGAGTTTGCCGCTGGCTACCCAGCCCGCAATAATCGCCGATTTATCGTCAATCAACGTTTTCAGACTGCCGGTCAGTTCCGCTTTCAGCAGCGGCGCGCCCTGGAGCATCTCCTGGCAAAACAGTTTGGATGCCTGAGGATGATCGCGCGAAACCTCCATCTTTAAACGGATGTACTCGCGAATGGCCGCCAGCGGTGCGAAATCCTCGCGAAACGCTTTCAGCGGCGCTAACCAGATGTCGAGGATCTGGCGCAACACGGCAATATAAAGCGCCTCTTTCGACGGGTAGTAATAGAGCAAATTGGTCTTCGATACCCCCGCCAGCTCCGCTACCTGTTCGAGGCGCGCGCCATGAAAACCAAGCCGGGAAAAGAGATCCAGCGCTGCCGTTAAAATCGCCTGTCGTTTCTCGCTCACCGCGCGCTTGCGTTTGCCGGCGCCGCTCGCTGCATCCTGTGCCATCACCCCCTCCTTCACCATCTCGACTCCTGCTCAGCCTCGGTTGCTACGGCGGCAGAAGATGTTTTTCTCTTTTTCAGCTTCAGTTCACTCACCAGCACACCAAGCACAATCAACGCGCCGCCCAAAAGTGCTAACAGCGGTAACCGCTCACCGGCAATGCGGCCAAAAATCCCGGCCCACACTGGCTCGCCAGTATAAATAACCGTGGCGCGTGTTGGCGACACGCTGCGCTGTGCCCAGTTCATTACCACCTGGATAATGGCGCTAAAAATACCCAGGCCCAGCGCAACCAGTAACAAACCAGTCGTCAGTGACGGTATGGTTTCTCCGGCGGGCACCATGGCGGCAAAAGACACCAGCTATGCGGTGAGCAACTGCACTACCGTCACCCGGCGAACATTGACTTTTCCGGCCCAGGCGCTGATCAGAATAATTTCGGCGGCAATCGCCAGCGCGCTGGCAAGCGTGATGATTTCCCCCTCCCCCAGCGCCAGCAGGTTCCCCTCCGGCCCGGAGAGAAACAACAAACCGGTAAACGCCAGCGCAATGCCGACACAAGACACTAACCCCGGCAATCGTCCCAGACACAGCCACTGTAATAACGGCACCAGGGGCACATACATGGCGGTAATAAAGGCGGATTTGCTGCTGGAAATAGACTGGAGTCCCCAGGTTTGCAAACTGTAGCCCAGGGCGATAGCGACGCCGATGACGACGCCTGCCTTCACTTCAAGCCAGGTTAAGCCACGCAAGATATTCACTGAGAGTATCCCCACCGCCAGCGCGGCAGTGGCAAAGCGCGCCCCCACGAAGAAGAACGGGCCACTCATCGTTACAGCGTATTGCACGGCGAGAAACGTTCCGCCCCAGAACATGGTAATGAGGATCAGCAGCGCTTCCTGAGGTTTGACTGAGAAGGCGTAACGGAAGAGAGACATATCACAACCGGCAACAGAGAAAAAACGCTAGTGTGCGTTGGCATCGCAGACGGTGCAAGGATAAAAAAACCGCCGGGTCTCCCCGGCGGCGGGCGTGGTTGACAACCGGTCAGGGCTGTCAGCCGCCATTACTAGCTGTTACTGCGGCTACCATGGCTATTTTTGCCCCCTTTTTTACCGGCTTCTGAGGCACGCTGGGGATCGTTTTTGAAATTCCCCCCGCTCTGCTGGCCACCTTTACGGCCTGCTGCTGATGCTCTTTCACGGTCTTCAGCAAAGTTACCTGATCCACCTCGATGGTTTGCCATGCTTACCTCCAGATGAGTGAAATATCAGACATCATACTGCGTTCAGTAAAAGAGGATTCTTTCACCGCACGGTGCAAAGGCAGTGCCTTTATCTGCACCGCGTGGAACTAAGCTTAGTGGAAGGACAGCATTCAGCCAGTGAATGGTAATATTCTGCAACAGCTTGCACTACTAACAGTCCCCCTTCCCTAAGCGAAACCGATAACGTCCTCTTAACTCGCCAAAAATCCGCCGCGTTTATATGTGACAAATTGTAAGCGCCAGGCTTTTGTTTTTAAAATTGTTATTTATCAAAGAAATGGCGCTCTGATTTGCACTCTTGCCATCACGTCATACGCTTAAAAAGAATGCAGCGAACTGCTGCCGGAAATCATCAAATCAGGAGTGATGCAAATGGCCAAAGTATTGGTGCTTTATTATTCAATGTATGGACATATTGAAACGATGGCGCATGCCGTTGCCGAAGGTGCGCAAAAAGTGAATGGTGCCGACGTTGTCATCAAGCGTGTACCAGAAACCATGCCAGCAGAACTATTTTTGAAATCAGGTGGTAAGACGCAAAACGCGCCCGTCGCCACGCCGCAAGAGTTGGCTGACTACGACGCCATCATTTTTGGTACGCCGACGCGTTTCGGCAATATGTCCGGACAGATGCGCACGTTCCTTGATCAGACCGGTGGGTTGTGGGCCTCGGGCGCGTTGTACGGCAAGCTGGCGAGCGTTTTCAGCTCCACCGGCACTGGCGGTGGCCAGGAACATACAATCTCGTCAACCTGGACTACGCTTGCACATCATGGAATGGTGATTGTGCCTATTGGCTACGCTGCCCAGGAGTTGTTCGATATTTCGCAGGTTCGCGGAGGCACACCTTATGGCGCAACGACCATTGCCGGTGCTGACGGTTCCCGACAGCCCAGTAATGAAGAGCTGGCAATTGCCCGTTATCAGGGCGAATACGTTGCGGGCCTGGCAGTAAAACTCAACGGTTAACCTTCTACAGGAGGAGACAGATGCCAACTCAAGAAGCAAAAGCCCATCGCGTGGGTGAATGGGCCAGTTTACGTAATACGTCGCCGGAAATTGCCGAGGCGATCTTTGAACTCGCCGATTATGACGAAAAGCTGGCA
This genomic interval from Kosakonia sacchari SP1 contains the following:
- the rutR gene encoding HTH-type transcriptional regulator RutR, with the protein product MAQDAASGAGKRKRAVSEKRQAILTAALDLFSRLGFHGARLEQVAELAGVSKTNLLYYYPSKEALYIAVLRQILDIWLAPLKAFREDFAPLAAIREYIRLKMEVSRDHPQASKLFCQEMLQGAPLLKAELTGSLKTLIDDKSAIIAGWVASGKLAAVDPHHLIFMIWASTQHYADFATQVEAVTGSTLQDEAFFQRAVENVQHMIIEGIRVR
- a CDS encoding ABC transporter permease — encoded protein: MKSIVRILPGDAIIRLQCVIIIVVALVFSALLGSRFFSVANFQSIGSQLPILGMLALGMGITMLTGGINLSIIAGANACSLVMAAVIVSHPDDPLFLALALLAGLLVAVAIGTLNGALVAWIGVSPILATLGTMTLISGLNILFSNGTVISGFPAAIQFLGNATLLGIPVALLLFILVALLLWVLLEHTTLGRSLYLVGSNEQATRYSGVNTVRVQISVYIISALLGWAAAILMMAKFNSAKAGYGESYLLVTILASVLGGINPDGGFGRVLGLVLALVVLQMLESGFNLLGISSYLTMALWGAVLILFIALQNRKA
- a CDS encoding con-10 family general stress protein, which codes for MANHRGGSGNFAEDRERASAAGRKGGQQSGGNFKNDPQRASEAGKKGGKNSHGSRSNS
- a CDS encoding sugar ABC transporter ATP-binding protein, producing the protein MTDTTAFITLENISKRFPGVLALDNVNLTLEKGEVHCLAGQNGCGKSTIIKVISGVYHPEKGANIALDGKLFHQLTPQLSAHYGIQVIYQDLSLFPNFSVAENIAIHRYLPGGDIWVRRSAMKAQALAAMDRIGVRLDPDKKVEKLSIADRQLVAICRAIAADARLVIMDEPTASLTRQEVNGLLRVVNELKAAGICVVFVSHRLDEVMEVADRISVMRDGKLIGTWPASELDSHELAYLMTGQRFHYSPLPEKPPVDQSPMLELRHLSRKGKYRDINLALRSGEIVSIVGLLGAGRTELCMSLFGMTKPEDGEIRINGTPVKLRNNHDAIRHGIGYVSEDRLTQGLIMEQSIYDNTIVTVFDKLHTRSGLLDHAKAGQLVADLIRELNIKVSDAQLPVKTLSGGNAQRIAIAKWVATQPRILILDSPTVGVDIANKEGIYQIARQLAEQGMAVLMICDEIPEAYYNSHRVLVMRQGELVAEFNPHRCTEHEIAEVVNA
- a CDS encoding autoinducer 2 ABC transporter substrate-binding protein — its product is MKFKLALLSAALISASMVSGQAFAAQKYEIAVVAKVTGIPWFNRMETGVNEAAKKLDVNAYQTGPSTPDPAQQVKVIEDLIAKNVNAIIVVPNDAKVLEPVLKKARDKGIVVLTHESPDQQIGQWDIETIDSEKYAQANVDELAKDMGGKGGYAIYVGSLTVPLHNAWADYAIKYQKEKYPDMFEVTSRLPVAESIDKSYATTLDLMKTYPQMKGVIGFGSLGPIGAGQAVQKKRAKDKLAVVGIAMPGQAAPYLMRGDIKKALLWDPRDAGFALVTVADQLLQGKEVTPDLTIDGLGKADVDMNKKVIRFNKILEVTKDNAQSLGF
- a CDS encoding lysozyme inhibitor LprI family protein, with product MKTRMLALAALLLSSPVLADECDNASTQSQLNSCTAGQYQAADKKLNQTFQAALKRSTPPQAAMLKKAQQSWITLRDSDCAFVSSGVEGGSAQQMVQNQCLTDKTNEREAWLASLLQCGEGDLSCPLPPGH
- a CDS encoding nucleotidyltransferase family protein, producing MRYAAELEALLRADSQRMAALAMVQATHEGCWIGAGFIRDAVWDQLHGFTPRTHTGDVDVIWREPADTRAERDAELEAQLRQRSGDIAWSVKNQARMHTRNGDAPYASLDEALWHWPETATAVAVHLDKDDRLTIIAPFGLADLFCLRLQPTPRFQHEKRHLFDQRVDEKRWLTRYPKLQLCG
- a CDS encoding ABC transporter permease, with the protein product MRNASFSRLVGQHEFWLGLLVIALAIFLSARTDEFLSLGNLTDVATSYAILGILACGLFVVLISGGIDISFPAMTAIAQYAMASWVIAHGGNFALALGLSMVVGLLLGLVNGFLVYWLRVPAIIITIATLNVYYGLLVYATKGTWLYGFPDWFMNGINWFSFTAADGYDYGLTLPLLCLGATIILTAVLMNYTRLGRQIYAMGGNRDAASRLGLNLLKLHFYVYGFMGILAGVAAVVQAQITQSVAPNSLLGFELTVLAAVVLGGTSMSGGRGTLTGTLLGVVLLAFLQNGLTLLGVSSYWHTVFSGAIILVSISATAWNEKRKLAREL
- a CDS encoding YccJ family protein codes for the protein MPTQEAKAHRVGEWASLRNTSPEIAEAIFELADYDEKLAEKIWEEGSDEVLLRAFEKTDKDSLFWGEQTIERQNV
- the wrbA gene encoding NAD(P)H:quinone oxidoreductase produces the protein MAKVLVLYYSMYGHIETMAHAVAEGAQKVNGADVVIKRVPETMPAELFLKSGGKTQNAPVATPQELADYDAIIFGTPTRFGNMSGQMRTFLDQTGGLWASGALYGKLASVFSSTGTGGGQEHTISSTWTTLAHHGMVIVPIGYAAQELFDISQVRGGTPYGATTIAGADGSRQPSNEELAIARYQGEYVAGLAVKLNG